The Acidianus infernus genome window below encodes:
- a CDS encoding TIGR00304 family membrane protein yields MISQYLEELGILLIMLGFLIVFLGILYEAFKPREEGEEKETQAGGVILIGPIPIIFGSSKKIEKWMLIVALVIVIIMALLYLYEASSLHGINYSLYSNYHG; encoded by the coding sequence ATGATTTCGCAATACCTTGAAGAGCTTGGTATATTACTGATTATGTTAGGTTTTCTTATAGTATTTCTAGGAATACTTTATGAAGCTTTTAAACCTAGAGAAGAAGGAGAGGAAAAAGAAACTCAAGCCGGAGGCGTAATTCTTATCGGACCAATACCTATAATTTTTGGATCCTCAAAAAAGATAGAAAAATGGATGCTAATTGTTGCATTAGTTATTGTAATTATAATGGCTTTACTTTATTTATATGAGGCCTCTAGCCTTCATGGCATTAACTACTCTCTCTACAGCAACTACCATGGCTGA
- a CDS encoding SDR family oxidoreductase — protein sequence MDLGIKNKRVIVTASSKGIGFATAKRFLEEGAKVVISSHDERNLVKSYEKLKEISDEVYYVKADLTKPDEVKNLIDKGSSILGGLDVLAYVTGSPKPGNIFELSDEDWYQGFNLLLMSAVVAVRQSAKKMSKGGRIILSTSITLRQPLDNLDLSNVIRLSLAGLIKSAARQLAPKGILVNGVMPGWTLTERVDQLVKDKARREGKTEEEALKEIIKDVPLGRPANPEEIANVIIFLASTLSTYVTGAIIPVDGGYLKAIF from the coding sequence ATGGATCTGGGAATAAAAAATAAAAGAGTTATTGTGACTGCATCAAGCAAAGGTATAGGTTTTGCTACTGCTAAAAGATTTTTAGAGGAAGGTGCTAAGGTAGTTATATCTTCCCACGACGAAAGGAATTTGGTAAAGAGCTATGAGAAACTTAAGGAAATAAGCGACGAAGTTTACTACGTTAAGGCGGATTTAACCAAGCCAGACGAAGTTAAGAATCTAATAGATAAAGGTTCTTCTATTTTAGGAGGATTAGATGTCCTTGCTTACGTGACTGGAAGCCCAAAGCCTGGTAATATTTTTGAGCTGTCTGACGAAGATTGGTATCAAGGTTTTAATTTATTGTTAATGAGCGCAGTAGTAGCAGTAAGACAATCTGCAAAGAAAATGAGCAAAGGAGGTAGGATAATTCTTTCAACTTCAATTACGTTAAGGCAACCACTGGATAATCTAGATTTATCTAATGTAATCAGATTATCTTTAGCTGGTTTAATAAAATCTGCAGCAAGACAGCTAGCTCCTAAAGGGATATTGGTAAATGGTGTAATGCCAGGATGGACATTAACAGAAAGAGTGGACCAACTTGTAAAAGATAAGGCAAGAAGAGAAGGAAAAACTGAGGAAGAGGCATTAAAGGAAATCATTAAAGATGTTCCTTTAGGTAGGCCTGCTAATCCTGAAGAAATAGCAAATGTTATAATATTTCTTGCATCAACTCTATCAACTTATGTTACTGGCGCAATAATACCGGTAGATGGAGGATATCTTAAGGCTATATTTTAA
- a CDS encoding ATP-dependent nuclease, producing MRLLEFYTNNFRSLSDISIKDIGGLNAVVGFNGYGKTNFLSSIYLFIKNLNAGIEKRSFEDNNQEYLLLWQGYDTSKEITLGGKIDFSEDEVSKAIGKRKRMEIEIINKLKYERKEVKWDLDTIRINDSIPTRDEIDDVRRLFELASQQVEYVPIFDQGYFDNIMKRIIEISRSPINLRKYWYDFVNLVSATIPEIKGLEIWEGGKLVLNVYNLPIYIDLAASGFQRVILMLFVIWLSGNKVLLLEEPEVNMHPTLQYKVTKLLKGWTDNQMLQVFMTTHSPFIVSSDIDNYIILRRKEGGFSKAISVKPNEELKSMLSLLKVNLSDLLFSRYIILTGENAEPSAVYNWLKKMNIYPEYNGISIYAVKSDIELQSWLRLKEILNLDIIFFGLCDKLDQSIRDSCIPLSREIESYYTKTGILEALKLIGIYPDEKELRDLSKDDNLRWLINVMKKRGLDYYYLRSSISDIITRVDSVEIPKEVEVLGNKIKSLQTYN from the coding sequence TTGAGGTTACTCGAATTTTACACTAATAATTTCAGAAGCTTAAGTGATATTAGCATAAAGGACATTGGAGGCTTAAATGCAGTAGTAGGGTTTAACGGTTACGGGAAAACTAATTTTCTGTCTTCTATTTATCTATTTATAAAGAATTTGAACGCTGGAATTGAAAAGAGGTCCTTTGAAGACAATAATCAAGAGTATTTACTACTTTGGCAAGGATATGATACTTCTAAGGAGATAACTTTGGGAGGTAAAATAGACTTTTCCGAAGATGAGGTGTCCAAAGCTATAGGTAAAAGGAAGAGAATGGAAATAGAGATTATAAACAAATTAAAATATGAACGAAAGGAAGTAAAATGGGATTTAGACACAATTAGGATAAATGATAGTATACCTACTAGAGATGAAATTGACGACGTAAGGAGGTTATTTGAATTAGCCTCGCAACAAGTAGAATACGTTCCAATATTCGACCAAGGATATTTTGATAACATAATGAAACGAATTATAGAAATAAGCAGGTCTCCAATTAATTTAAGGAAATACTGGTATGATTTTGTAAATCTAGTAAGTGCAACAATTCCAGAAATTAAGGGCTTAGAAATATGGGAAGGAGGAAAACTAGTGCTAAATGTTTACAATTTGCCAATATATATCGATCTAGCGGCAAGTGGATTCCAAAGAGTAATCCTTATGTTATTTGTAATATGGTTAAGCGGAAATAAGGTTCTCCTTTTAGAAGAACCAGAAGTTAACATGCATCCTACTTTACAGTATAAAGTTACAAAACTACTTAAAGGTTGGACTGACAATCAAATGTTACAAGTCTTTATGACTACTCATTCTCCTTTTATAGTCTCTAGTGATATAGATAATTATATAATTTTAAGAAGGAAGGAAGGAGGATTCTCCAAAGCAATAAGCGTTAAGCCTAATGAAGAATTAAAAAGTATGTTAAGCCTGCTGAAAGTAAATCTTAGCGATCTTCTTTTTAGCAGGTATATAATTCTTACTGGAGAAAATGCAGAACCCTCGGCTGTTTATAATTGGCTAAAGAAGATGAATATTTATCCCGAATATAATGGAATTTCAATATACGCCGTAAAATCTGATATTGAACTACAGTCATGGCTTAGGCTGAAAGAAATACTAAATTTAGATATAATATTCTTTGGTTTATGTGATAAGCTAGATCAAAGTATAAGAGATTCCTGCATACCATTATCTAGAGAAATCGAATCTTATTATACAAAGACAGGGATATTGGAAGCATTAAAATTAATAGGTATATATCCAGATGAAAAAGAGCTAAGAGATCTGAGCAAAGACGATAACCTCAGATGGTTAATAAACGTTATGAAGAAGAGAGGCCTAGATTACTATTACTTAAGATCCTCAATAAGTGATATAATTACTAGAGTAGATTCAGTTGAAATACCAAAAGAGGTAGAAGTATTAGGGAATAAAATAAAATCTCTGCAAACTTATAATTAA